The sequence AGGCGCGCAGCGAGGGCTCCAAGGTGGGCGACCGCGCGCTCGACGACGTGTGGCACGCCGTGAAGGAGCGCCTAGGCGCCGCGGCCTCCACCCGGTTTCTCGGCTACGACGCGGAGGAGGGCTCCTGCGCCGTGCTCGCGATCGTGAAAGACGGCGCCGAAATCGCGCGGGCCGAAGCGGGCGACGAGGTGGCGATCGTTCTCCACGCCACGCCGTTCTACGGCGAGTCCGGCGGCCAGCTGGGCGACGCGGGCGCGCTCACCTCCGCCGAGGCGGGCGGCGCGACGGTCACAGTGCGCGATACGCAGAAGCCTCTCGCGGGCCTGTTCGTGCATCATGCACGTATCGATGCCGGCGCCGTGGCCACGGGCGACACCCTGCGGGGCGCGGTCGAGCACGCGGCGCGATCGGCCACGCGGCGCAACCACTCGGCGACGCACCTGCTCCACTGGGCGCTCCGGACCGTGCTCGGCGAGCAGGCGACCCAGAAGGGCTCGCTCGTCGGCCCGGACCGCCTCCGCTTCGACTTCTCCCACGGCCGCGGCGTCTCGCAGGAAGAGATCGCGCGGATCGAAGGCCTCGTGAACGGGAAGATCCTCGGCAACGCGCCCGTCGTCACCGAGGTGCTCCCGATCGCCGAGGCGCGCGCCCGCGGCGCCGTCGCGATGTTCGGCGAGAAGTACGGCGACGTCGTGCGCGTGCTGACCATGACCCCCGACTCCGTCGAGCTCTGCGGTGGCACTCACGCGCGAGCGCTCGGTGAGATCGGGCTGTTCAAGGTGGTCTCCGAGGCCGGCATCGCGGCGGGCGTGCGGCGCATCGAGGCGGTCACGGGCGCGAACGCGCTCGCGTACGTCCAGCGGCTCGAAGCGCAGGTGCGGTCGGCGGCGGCGACGCTCAAGGCCTCTCCCGCGGAGCTCGGCGAGAAGCTCGACAAGCTCGTCCAGGGCTCGCGGGCGCTCGAGAAGGAGCTCGCCGACGCCAAGCGAAAGCTCGCGATGGGAGGCGGGGCGGCGGGCGGCACCTCCGGGGGTGGAGCCCTCGACGACCTGTCGGGGCGCGCGAGCGCGCGGTCGTTCGGGAAGGTGCTCGCCGCCCGCGTCGACGCGCCAGATGGCGCGGTTCTCCGCGAGATGGCCGAGAAGCTCCGGGACAAGCTCGGGGAGTCGATCGTGCTGCTCGGCTCGGTGAACGGACCGAAGGCGCAGCTCGTCTTGACCGTCTCCAAGGGGCTCATGGGCCGCTTCAAAGCGGGCGAGCTCATTCGCCCGGTCGCCGCGGTCGTTGGTGGCTCCGGCGGGGGTCGCCCCGACATGGCGCAGGCCGGCGGGACCCAAATCGACAAGCTCGATGAGGCCCTCGCGGCGCTCGACGCGCTCACTCAAGGGTAGCGGGCGCCCCAAATCGTAAAAAGAGCAAGAGCTGAAGAAACTGGCGTCTCCGCCGCTCCGGCGGCGGTGCGCTAGTCCCCTGGAGTCGTGGTTCGTATCAGAAGTCCGGTCTCGGTGTCATGCCGAGGAGCGAGGGGGTGCCCCGTTTTCGGCGGCGGCGGGCCCGTCCTCAACTCGGACGTCGTTCCGCGCGGTGGAGGCGGCGCTTTGCGCTCAGGGGACAGTGGTTTCGGGTGTGACCGCGCGAGAACGCCGACCCTCGAACATGAGTATCCTCCCACCGCCGCCGAAAACGGGACACCCCCTCGCTCCCTTGTGGCGAACGGCCGAACCCGCGCGAATTCTGGAAGGGATCACGCTTCCAGGGGACTAGCTTAGTTAGTTAGTTAGTTAGTTAGTTAGTTAGTGGTCGGCGGCATCGGCGGCGCTCGCGTGGCGACGGAGGCGCGCGCGGGCTTTCGCGAGGGGCCTGAACTGCTCCAGGGGCACCAGCCGCGCCGGACGCGGGCGGGCCCGCAGGAACGCCGCGACCTCCTCGCTCACCGGCACGCCGGACAAGTCGAGCCCGGTCAGCGCGCTGGTCACCACGCACGCGCGCTCGTACGACGAGCCCGACGCCTCGACGAAGACCACCATCCGCCCGTTCAGCTTGCAGGCGCCCCCACGTGACGGACCGCCACCCCGTGCCCGCCCGAGCTCGGCGCGGACCTCCACGCCGAGGGCGCGCGCTAGCGACTCGAGCGTCCGTAGGAGCGCGCCAGGGCCCATTTGAGGAAGGGTAGCATCTGCGCGTCGTCCGGCACGTTTTTGAACGAGGGCGGCGCTGAGCGTCAAGACGCCACCCTTCGACGCGGGTCGGAATTGCGGTTGCTTCGCGTCGAAGGATCGACGACGCTAGCGGTCTGACAGCGCCAGCTGTCG is a genomic window of Myxococcales bacterium containing:
- the alaS gene encoding alanine--tRNA ligase, with the protein product MFDKPGSEIRSSFLDFFRKRGHEVCPSSNIVPQNDPTLMFTAAGMVPFKDVFTGKETRPYTRATSSQKCIRISGKHNDLENVGVTARHHTFFEMLGNFSFGDYFKEEAIVHAWDLLVREWGIPQNRLVITVFGGEGDLAADDDARGLWRKVTGLGDDRIIGMGAKDNFWSMGDVGPCGPCTEIHFYTGDGEPTLGTFGDEPGPDGIGWMEIWNLVFMQFERRKVEGGFAMDALPKPCVDTGAGLERAASVLQGKRSNYDSDLLRALVEKAAELAKKPYGGTLGDDDVSMRVIADHARTTAFLIAEGVFPDRGDREYVLRRVMRRAIRHGHRLGIREPFLHHVALEVVSQMGGSYPELVERRSIIASVAEQEEVRFRETIDRGLRILDDEIAGLRGRGEDTLAGDVAFKLYDTFGFPLDLTCVIARERELSVDQEGYDRALEAQKARSEGSKVGDRALDDVWHAVKERLGAAASTRFLGYDAEEGSCAVLAIVKDGAEIARAEAGDEVAIVLHATPFYGESGGQLGDAGALTSAEAGGATVTVRDTQKPLAGLFVHHARIDAGAVATGDTLRGAVEHAARSATRRNHSATHLLHWALRTVLGEQATQKGSLVGPDRLRFDFSHGRGVSQEEIARIEGLVNGKILGNAPVVTEVLPIAEARARGAVAMFGEKYGDVVRVLTMTPDSVELCGGTHARALGEIGLFKVVSEAGIAAGVRRIEAVTGANALAYVQRLEAQVRSAAATLKASPAELGEKLDKLVQGSRALEKELADAKRKLAMGGGAAGGTSGGGALDDLSGRASARSFGKVLAARVDAPDGAVLREMAEKLRDKLGESIVLLGSVNGPKAQLVLTVSKGLMGRFKAGELIRPVAAVVGGSGGGRPDMAQAGGTQIDKLDEALAALDALTQG